The sequence GCGAACGGGTCGCTCCCGTGCAGCACCAGGTGCGCGTCGCGGATGTCCGACATCTCGATCGGCCACACGTCCGCCGACGAGCGCCACTCCTCTTCCGAGAGCACCAGCGGCGGCGGGTTGCGCTCGGCCACCCACCCCCGCGCCAGCCGCGCCCCCCGGCGCAGCGCCGCGGGAGACGCGTCCTTGAGCAGCACCAGCAGGTTCAGGTCCGAGACCCCCTCGCGGTACTCCCCGCGCGCCGCCGAGCCGTAGAGTGCCGCCGACACCAGCTCGTCGCCGTACACCCCCGCCAGCTCGGCCGCGAAGGCCCGCGCCCGCTCGATCTCCTTCCCCATCCTCACGCTCCTCGCTCCTTGGCTCACCAGCCCCGTTCGGAGCCGCCGCCGCTCCAGCCGCCCCCGCCGCCGAAGCCGCCGAACCCCCCTCCGCCGCCACCTCCCCCGAACCCGCCGCCGCCCCAGCCGCCTCCCATGGGGAAGGGAATGATGATCGGCCCGCCCCACCCGCGCCGGCGCCGCCGCCCGCCGCGCCCCCCGCCTCCCCTGCGGTTGATGAGGAAGTAGAGGACCATGAAGAGGATGAAGAGCAGGCCGGGCGGGAAGCCCCTGCTCCGGGTCGTCGGCCGCGGCTGCCGCTCGGAAACGGGGGGCGGCACGGGGGCCGCGCTCGGGTCCAGCTGGAAGCCGAAGTGCCGCGCGAAGTCGCCCGCCAGCGCCTGCACCCCCAGCCGGAGCCCCGCGGCGTAGTCGCCCCGGCGGAAGGCGGGGAGCATGTACTGGTCCTGGATGCGCCCCGACTCGGCCGCCGTGATGAAGTTGTTGGCCCCCTCCGACACGTGGATGCGCACCCGGCGGTCGCCCAGCGACAGCAGCACCAGCGCGCCCACGTTGCGCAGCGAGTCGCCGATCTCGCCGCGGCTGCCGATCCTCCACCCGCGCGCGATCTCGGTGGCGACCTCGAAGATCGGCCGCCCCTCCAGCGAAGGCAGCGTGACCACCACGATCTCGGCGCCCCCGCTCTTCGCGCGCACGTCGTCCACGATCCCCTGGATCGCCGCTTCCGACTGCGGGTCCAGGACGTTGGCGAAGTCGTTGACGTACCCCGTGGGCGCGGGGATGCGCAGCCCGCCGAGGTCGAGCGGGCCGGGCGCCTGCGCGCGCGACGGGACGGCAAAGAGGAGCGCCGCGGCCACGAGCGTCGCGGTGCCAGGGAGCGGGCGCGGCCGTCGCACGCGTTGTGCGATGGGTGGGGCGCCCGTACGTTGCCTCGTCAGACCGGTCAGTCCAGCCTCCTCCAACGGAGCCGTTGCTTGAGAATCCCTCGAACCCTTCCACCGCCCGGGGCGCTCGCCCTGGCCGCGCTGGCCGCGTGCGGCGGCGGGCCGAAGGTGGTGGTCCACGCCGCCCTCGACGGGCAGCCGGTGGCCGACCTCCCCGTGCGGCTCCTACCGTACGACCGCGAGGCCGTTCTCGATTCACTGGCCGGCGAGCGCGGGGACACCATCCCCGAGGTTCCGCAGGAACTGCTCCAGCGCCTCTCGGCCCTCCAGGCGCGGGAGGCGCAGCTCCGCCAGCGCGGCGACACCGTGCCCGCGGCCGTGCGCGCGGAGCGGCAGGCGCTGCTGGCGCGCGCCGACTCGCTGCGCAAGGCGCGCGCGGCGTGGCTGGAGAAGATCCGCGAGCCGTACGAAGAGGCGGTGGAGAAGGCCGCCGCCGCCGCCGGCACCGGCGAGAAGGCCGACACCACCGACGCCGCGGGCCGCGCCGAGCTCGAGGCCGGCGAGCTCGCGAAGGGGTGGCTGGTGGCCACCTACGTGCTCCCCGAGACGGTGCTGGAGTGGGAGGTCCCCGTCACCCTCCGCGGCGACAGCACGGTGGTGCGGCTCACCCGCCGCAACGCCCGCGAGGAGCCGCTGCTCCCCTGAGCCGCGCCGGTTCGCGCTGATTCTTACTGCCCGGACGGCGCAACGGCAACCGCCCGGACCGCGACGGCGTGGTGCGGGCGTGTCCCTCCGCTGCGCTCCGGGCCGGGCTGCGCGCGCCGTAGGGCACGATACGGCCGTGCCCAACGGCGCCGGGCCACCGCCGCCACGAAACCCCTGTGGCGGCGGCGTCCCGGCCCTGTCGGGCGCGCATCCCTCACGCAACCCCAGGGAACAGGGAACAGGGAACAGCCGGCACCCCCGGTCCCGACCACCGCACCGGGCTACGTAAAGTCCACCCTCTCCCGAAGTTGGGAGAGGGTTGCCGCTCTACGGCGGCGGGTGAGGGCCCCCGCGCGGCGCCGGTGCCGCCGCTCGTGAGGAATCTCCCCGCGCGACCGCCGCGCGAAGCGCCGAGATTTCAGCCAGCAAGCGGCAGGGCCCGCCCCGGTTCCCCGGGGCGGGCCCTGCGTCATCTTCGCTTCTCCTCCCGCCGCTCGTCCCGCTGCGGGCTCTCCGGGGGCGGCGGGGGCGCCGGCTCGCCCGTGGGCGTCGACGGCTTGCCGGGCTCCGGCTGGCGGGGGTCGCGCCTGCGCCGGCTCGGGCCGATGTCGGCCTGCACCTTGGGGCGGCCGTACTCCCAGCGCGCCCGCGCGTCCACCGTGATCTGGTTCCCCCGGTTGAACTCGCGCCGCACCAGCGGGTCGCGCCGCACCGGCTCGTACGCCGCCCGCAGGCGCAGCCGCCGCGTCACCTCCCAGTCGATCGCTCCGCCCAGCTTCTCGTTCCCCGAGAACACGTCCACCAGCTGGATCGAGGCGAAGACGTTGCTGACCACCTCCTTCCCCGCCTCGATCGACACCGGGCCCAGGAGCCCCAGCCCGAAGGTGCTGGCGCTCGCCCCCGACGCCCCCACCGAGGCCGCCGCGGTGCTGGTGCGCACCCGCACGTAGTCCACGAAGCCGGTCTTGATCAGCGTCCGCTCGATCTGCCCGGCCAGCCAGTTGCCGATCGCCTCCTGGAAGAAGATCCCCCGCGTGATCTCGTCGGGGAGCCCCTCCAGGTCCTCGAAGCGCCGCCCGAACACCAGCAGCTCCGCCAGCTCCGACGACGGCAGCGGCGGGCGCGTGTCGGAGGTGAGCTCCACCTGCGGGTTCTGCAGGGTGCCGGTGACGTGCACCAGCACCGTCAGCGGCTCGTCGCGCGTCCCCGAGCGCACCTCGTGCGCGGCCGTGATGTCGAGCGCCGGGTTCAGCTCCGGCGTCCCGAAGAAGCGCACCTCGCCCTCCACCACCTCGAACTCGCGCTCGACGGTGAGCACCTCCAGCGTGTAGGTGCCGCGCACCGCCTGCACCGCGCCGTAGATGAGCGGCACCTCCGAGCCCGGCGGCCGGTCCACCGTGATCCCCTCGTCGCCCGAGGCGATCTGGATGCGCGCCTCGGGCGACTCCAGCCACACGTTGTCGCCGATGTCGATGCGCAGGTCGCGCGGGACGAACGCCGCCAGGAGCGCCGCCGCCCCCTGCGGCGCCGTCGCCGTGTCGGCCCCCAGCGCGCCCACCTCCGCGGCCACGATCTCGCGCTCCCGCTCGGCCCCGAACTCCGGCAGGTAGATCACCGCGTCGTTGATCTCCATCCGCCCCGTGAGAGAGGCGCCGGGGAAGTTCCCCGTCACCCGCAGCCGCGCGTTGACCTCGGCCTCGGCCAGCTCGGGGTTGTCGGCCACCTTGAAGTCGTCCAGGACGAGCGCCAGGTCCAGCAGCGGCCGCGTGGGGTCGTCCAGCCGCACGGTGCCGTTCAGGAAGGCGCTCCCGTCGTTGCCGCTCCGGGCCCTGAGCGAGTCGATGCGGATCTCGTTGCCCGCCAGCGAGAGCCGGCCGTTGATCGCCGACCAGCGCGCCTTCAGCGGCACCACGGTGAGCGCGCCGCGCTCCACCGAGGCGCTCCCGCTCACCCGCGGGTCGCCGGGAGTGCCGCGCACCTCC is a genomic window of Longimicrobium sp. containing:
- a CDS encoding TPM domain-containing protein, translating into MRRPRPLPGTATLVAAALLFAVPSRAQAPGPLDLGGLRIPAPTGYVNDFANVLDPQSEAAIQGIVDDVRAKSGGAEIVVVTLPSLEGRPIFEVATEIARGWRIGSRGEIGDSLRNVGALVLLSLGDRRVRIHVSEGANNFITAAESGRIQDQYMLPAFRRGDYAAGLRLGVQALAGDFARHFGFQLDPSAAPVPPPVSERQPRPTTRSRGFPPGLLFILFMVLYFLINRRGGGGRGGRRRRRGWGGPIIIPFPMGGGWGGGGFGGGGGGGGFGGFGGGGGWSGGGSERGW